CTGCCATCTCCTCCAGAGCCTGGTTGATCTCTTCAAAACGCAGGATGAGAGCAGACATCATGGGCTGAAGGGAgagctgtgtctgtgcagcCTGGTCCAGCAGTTCTAGTAAACTTTCAAATTTAGAGATGTTTGGATTGAGAAAGTTATAGGCTGCCTGGTGGGCCCTCACCATGTGCGGGGAGAAGTCCACTTTAATGATGGAGGACTTTCTCAACTTTCCGTtaaatctttgttttttcttgtttctggATCTTCTCTGTGTTCCCTTTGCTTCATCTGATTCTTGGACTTCGGTGATTGTTTCAGGTACCATCACATCCATCTCATTTTCCTTGATATTGTTTTTGGagtcaacaacaacaatctgGCAGTCTTGGTTCGGAGCATATTCTTTGCTGAGGGGTAGAGGCATACTTTCCTCCACTTTATCTTTTTCTGCTGGTCCAGCGTTGACACGATGCTGTGCGGTTTCCTCCAATGGAGCATTTTCCAGGGTCGAGCCATTGTCTGGTTTAGAGAATAACTTTCCTTTGGATGGCGAGCACCCCATTGTGGGAAAACTAAaagtccagtttcagtgtctGACACACAGCTCCTGAAGAATAATAAGACACCTGTAACCTGCTGGGGAAAGCTTAGTGAGGGAGGCTGGGATAAAGCGGATTGAGGGATTTGTTCCTCTGTAGCGCAGATGGCTGAGGTAGCTCTACACACACTTCAGCTCCAACAGGTTGGACCATAAGCCTGCCCGATAATCAGCTGCTGTTTTTAGATGCACTCACTTCAACAGCTGAAGTCTCTGTCAATAATTAGGTGACCAATAACAGAAATCTGGGACAAAACAAGAATCCAGCTGCCCAGGTTCccttttgttttacattatagGACAGTAAATTGCAAATataaatttcagttaaaactGTAATAAAGGCCCCTTGCAACCTTTGTAACCACGAACAAACACCTTTCACTGATCTTATCTTTTTTATCTTATCATTTTAATCActtctcttattaatgtttacattttaaacggATCTTGCTCATAACTTTAATGGATAACTACAGTGGAACTAAGGCATTAACACTTATTCGTCAGTACATGCTCTATTTGAGTGTAATATCTGGTATATGGCCTTTTAGCAATTATGTTTCATGACTTCACTGAGTCTACAGGCCGGAACACACAATGGACACAGGGGTTCCTACAGTGAATATAGCATAGCATTATACTAACATTGCCATGATGTCCAGTCCTGGGGGACTCTTTTTCTGCTctgggtaaaaataaaaatggatacTTCCTGttataaatacaatgaaacaATACCACCACACAAACCTTAAAACGGGGACTTAATTGAGTAATTTCATGAATGGTACCATGCTGTAAAtgtccaaagctgaaatccactCCTTCTCCCTGAAGATAGGATTGTTTAATAAGTGTTAGTGGTGTGCACACAGAATACAGAATGCAGGTTATGCAGTTCActgaaattttaaaaagcatttctCAAGTCATGGTTCACTTGAAGACCGTACATCAAAATTGCATTATTAGGTATTTCAAGAAACCTTATGGTATGCACAGTGCTCACACAATCCACTCTCACTCCATATAACTCattcagttaaaaaaataaaatcagttttAAAAGGCATTTAATTGGAAGGCATCCTGACTTGGTATAAAGAGTTTTTAGTGTATTGTAaaggtttagttttgaaatTAAATCGAAGAGGGTGTTGAGATAAACAGTAGTAGACAGAACCTGACATGTGTATCTAACTCTGTATGTTGGTATGGTTTAGTTGCTTTTTAGATTCAAATGTGTGGTCCTGGTCACAGAGGACCAAGCTCCCTGATTGGTTATTGTCATTTCACACGTTTTAAAGCACCTTTGACCAGTGTACAACACAGAAACATAATTAACAGTTAAACCACAGCTTATAACAGCTGTGTTAATTAATGTCCTTGAGTTTgaccagatttttaaaaaaatatctggcttaaagtccttttacATTACTTTACTGCCCAGGTCTGTATTGCTCATCTTTACAGTTACAGAGTCCTGTCATTACACTGGGGAGGACCACAGCACAGTCCAGGAGGTttaagagaggaggggatggGTAGCTGGAGCAGGCTGTCAGAGAAGGTGGTGGGGCTGAGCTGCTGCAGGACAGTCTGCATGGCACTGAGTAGAAGGGGGGCTGGCCTGAACCCTGCAAGGTACTCCACAGCGTCATGCCCTAGGGCTCGTCTCCAGCGATGGGGCTCTGTACGTAATGCCTCCCGCAAGTGAAATTCCACCTTGGGCATGAACATGAGGAGTGTGTCCAGACAATGGCGCCGTCCTCTGCTAGCCTCCTCACAGTCTTTGAGCGGCACTAGCAGGACATCCAGAGGGGTCCAGCCTTGGGCATCAGGGACCGCTGGGGACACACCACTGcccaacaacagcagcaaagcTTCAGGACGGACCAGCTCACAGGCCAGATGCAAGGGGGTCCGACCATCGCCCTGCAGATCATTAAATCGTTAAGTTATGTAGCCTATGTATCCAGGACAAGACAATAGCTACATTTAGACCTAATAAACATTGGTTTAATCAGGTAAGCCTGTCATATATCAGTCAATGTCAGTATGAGAGCTACAGGCAACAAAAATAGGCGACTGCCTAGGTTTGCCCGTAATGTAGAATGGGTCATGTTTGTCTATTCTTAACATCTAACATTTAACAATTTAATGTAAGCTATTCAAATGAAAACCAAAATTGGTGTGTTCGCACCTGTTGGTCACAGCCGTCTCTGACAACAGAGGAGCCGCTGGGGAGCCGGTGAGCCACTTGCAGGATGAGACCTAGGATGGAGTGCCTGTCATAACGGACGGCTAGAGACAGGTGCGGGGCTGGTGTAGGGCAGCTGCAAAATCGCTCTCCGGGATCCACCAGCGCCTCTTCGGGGAAGTGTGACAATAAATACTGGGCATAAGCCTGGTGGTCGTGCACAATGGCGTAAAGCAGCGCCTCCGAGGGACTGTACGTTTTCTGAGAGTTGTCCTCGTCGTCGGGGCAAAGGGCCAACATCGTCCGCATATCCTCCAGCATCCACACGGGCTTCAGGTCCCGCACTGCGCGGTAGAACAACAACGACAAACAGCGGCGCTGTTCTAGGCACACGACTGAAGACATGGCGTCCTCCCACGGTCGGTCACTACCGTCACTGTGGCTCCAGGTGAAGGACAGCGGGTCCCCACCACAACACCATGTCAGGCAGGCCTCCTCTCAACCTGTGTACAGTATCAGTCCATCCGACCCACATTCCGATACTACACTGGCAGCTGCCATCCGCAGGTTTGTAGTGCGCATGCGCGATGATTCAGGTTTAGGCATGTTCCCAAATGCGGCACTGTCTCAATGTAATAAAGATCAAACGTCACAAGGTGGCAGCAGTTGTCCACTGGTGAGTTAATAGAAGCCTGACTCTGGCTAGGCTGCTATGGATTGCAGTTTAGAGtcaatagaataaataaattctgCGACTACACTTGGTAATCTACTTATCTTTTAAGTGTCATCGTCTTCATAAGCCTTTTAATTTATAATAGGCTGAAGCAAAATCAGGCCTATTTGCACGAACACACATAGGTTATATTCTACACCCAATGCACATGTATACATGTTTAGTGATATCAAGTTTTTCCAAGTACTAAATACATTATCTAAAAAACCCACTGTAAAGAGTTTGAATTCTAATGTCAGCAAAGTAAACAATGAAAGATGAACCTACCCACTTTTCAAATTTATGTGTGCAATTTTGACCATTATTACACATAGAATTCCTTATTtccatataaaatattaaattatgatATTTGctgtttgtaaataaactacAGACAAGTATGTACTAATGTCCTCTATGTAACAATAAGCCCTACTATAAACACAGGAGATGCTTGTATTGAGGTTTAATATTTTGTAACATTGCGTGTTAACAAACCCAAGTCTCTTAAATCATTGTCTTGATGTTGGATTGTTTTTCCCAAGCCACTGTCCTATGTGTACcataacagataaatcaaaaaatatataaaataacatgACTTCACTATCACTAATTTGGCAATGAATaattacatataaaaaataagcaGTTACAGAAGTGAAGGATGATGCCTTTGAGCACAGCATCCACATACAACTTCCGTACGCAccttacatttttataaaagcatcacatttatttaaatagataTACACTTCACCAGAGAGTCAGAGGTAACTGCATCCAAAGGTCTGTTCATTTTAGCATAAAATGAAtcaattttcttgttttaaaacaaaagtagGGTGACCAGACATGTGAGACAAAGCGTGAAAATTAGGGACgtcttattgttttatatatataaatatatatgcctaaacatttttgtctcatttgtgtgtgtgtgtgtgtgtgtgtgtgtatatatatatatatatatatatatatatatatatatatatatatatatatatatatatatatatatatatatatatatatatatatatatacacacacacacacacatatatatacatatatatatgtgtgtatatatgtgtgtatatatatatatatatatatatatatatatatatatatatatatatacatacatacatacatacatacatacatacatacatacatacatacacacacacacacacacccccacacacacacacacacacacacacacaaatgagacaaaaatgtttaggtatatatatttatatgtataaaacAATAAGACGTCCCTATATATactataaaacatataaacatatatgcctaaacatttgaaaaagacGCTGTCCTTCATTTTGGCCAATATTTTACTAAAACCCAGGAACAAAAATAAAGACTGTTAAATCGAACATTGGACAGGACAGCCTGCCGTTTGTGCAGTTTGAGTGTGTGCATTGTCAGTATTTTAACAATAAGGCTCGTTCAGCAGTGGGTAAATGcagaaggtttatttttataggGTCAAGGTCATACGTTGTCATATAAGCGGCACCTTAACATGCATAAGCGGCGCGGGAACGTTCCTGAGTTTTTTCAGGACCGCAGGTAGCTCCTCACAGAGGGGGATATGTGAGCAGACAGAGCTCTATACGTCTGCTGATGAAAATGAAGTTTTTGCTGCTGACAGTGTAGACACAGCGGACACAGCCCCAATTTGCGTGATGCGGGATTTAAGTTGAAAATGCTGTGCAGTCCCACACAAAGCGggacatctggtcaccctataCAAAAGTAACACATGAAATGTTTTCAGTTAACATAAAGCACAGAAGGTCACAAGTGTACTTTTTGTCCGTCCTAAGGTGCAGTGAATAGAGAGGGCATACAGTgtttaactaaatacatttccaACTCATTGTTTGAGGaaacagttgtttttgtgagacaaaaaggtaaaaaacagTCATTGTGTATAAAATTAGGTATCAAAGAATGTTGcccaaataaaacagaaaaatattagaaatgaagaaattgaattaaacattaaaaacaaagaaattatAAAACTTGAGTACACCTGTATTTACACATTTGCAGCAAAATTATATATGACAGCTGCTTTAAATagcatttttagcatttttcttCAGCGCCTCCCTCTGGTCTCTCTGCACAAGCACAAATCAGAAACTGCTCTGTGGACTACACAGTACTTTCCAAAACCCAGTCAGCACTGTCAGGAGAGCTTCCACTGCCCCCAGGGTCTCCCTCATCCTCACTCTGGAGCAATGTGCCATTCACTGACATGCTCCTCTTAGTCCAGATGCGACTGATGCGACGTGGCCGGCTAGAGCGCCGGGTGCCTGCACCTGAGTCCCCCATGTCAAAGGATTGGCTGCGCCTGGGCCGCTCCAAAGGCAGCATGAGCAGCCTGCTGAGGCGGGAGTCCAGTGTCCGTCCAAGCAGCGGCTCCTGCTCTAGAGGGTTAGTAAGTCTTACAGATGTGCCGCCAATGGCTGCAGTGTCCCGAGGCTGTCCCCCTCGTAACTCCATAGCAGTGAGGGCGCCAAGCAGATGGTCTAAGTTGTGCCTGGGCTTAGGGGCCGCAGACCTCCAGATGTGGGCTAGCGTGCTGTTGGGGCTATTGGAGCACCCAGGcatagagccagaggaggaggatgaggaggtgaGACTGCTCTGCAAAGAGCCACATTTAAACTGCACCACCTCATCTCGCAATGCCACTGCTACCTTTTCCTTGGGTCCAGAGGGATCTGGAGCTCGGGATTGGGGTAGAAGCAGTCCATTTGGCCCCAAACGGCCCCCATTTGTCTGTGAGTGCATGTCTGTAAAACCACTCATCTTTCCCAGGGGCTCACCCTCCGTTGCCTTGTACCTCACCATAAGGATGACAATGAAGACCAGCAGTGTGGCCACGAtgacccctcccaccaccagGATCATGGTGCCCCCCAGCAGCTGACTGGGCAAGGCCTGGCACTGTGGATACTCATCCAGGGTGAAGAAGTTTGTGCAACCCACAACGTTGGTTGCTGTTAGTGTGGTGGCTGTATCATCCCAGGCCGCCAGCACACATAGATCATAGCGTGTCCCAGAAACCAGATTGGTAAGGAGGAATGactgagaggagggagggatcaTTCTGAGAAGAGAGAAAACTGGTCAGGGCAGAAGGTTTTATATAGAACAGCTAATAAAGTACATAGTAAATGTTAACTGTGAATAATTaaaccaattctgataccacatcATGCTGATGCCACAATATTACAATCAATTATGTACCAGATGCAGAAATAGATCTGAATGTTCTAAGTGAAATACTGAAATCATCTAGAATGGTAACACAAGATTATTATCTGAGCATACATTATGTGGTAGAAAGCCCAAGAAGTTGCATATTTTCATTACAACATATTGCAGTGGTACCTGTAGATGAGCACCTCGTCATCAGAACAGTTGTATTGAAGCTGGTACATCTTCACTTTGGGGGCCGCGTTACTGACTATCCAGGTGACCAGCGCTGACACTCCTGTCACCTCTGACACACTGAcctccttctcagcagaggTCTTTGGGGCCCCTTTGCTGACCCTGGTGGTGCTTGTGATGTCAGAGAGGCGGGACTTGGGCTGTGCAGGTTGCCCAGTGCCGTTACTGAGGTGTGGAAGCTGCACGATGGACACTTCTACTGGTGCTGTGGACTCCCCTGCCACATTGGCCGCGATGCATGTAAAGGTTCCGTAATCCTTGGAAGTGGTGATAGTGATGCTCAGAGTGCCATTGGCATACACGGTGGTTCGGGAGGAGTTTCCAAGGAGACGGCCATCTGGAGCGAGCCAGTGGATGATAGGGGTGGGGTCCCCACTGGCCTCACAGCGTAAACTTGCAGTCTGGCCTTCTAAAACCAACATTCTGTGAGTATGCTGCATAATTAAGGGAGGCTGACACGTGAACTCCTCTTCTTTTAAATTCCAAAAGTAGCGGCCCTTCAGGTTGGGTGGAGAGGCGCAGGTTTCTAGATCATCATCTCTGTCCAGCCTTCTTAGCCATAGAAGTTCACAATTGCAATGCA
This sequence is a window from Periophthalmus magnuspinnatus isolate fPerMag1 chromosome 24, fPerMag1.2.pri, whole genome shotgun sequence. Protein-coding genes within it:
- the lrfn2b gene encoding leucine-rich repeat and fibronectin type-III domain-containing protein 2; the protein is MERLLWCLLLLGAIAMTTEACPKYCSCQNLSESLGTLCPSKGLLFVPPDIDRGTVELRLGGNYILRITQLDFANMTDLVDLTLSRNTISYIQPFSFGDLETLRSLHLDNNRLTELGPDDLRGLINLQHLIVNNNQLSRIHDKAFEDMAPALEDLDLSYNNLMSLPWDSVRQMINLHQLSVDHNLLDYIPEGTFKDLERLARLDLTSNRLQKLPPDPIFARAQDSMTLTTPYAPQLSLSLGGNPLHCNCELLWLRRLDRDDDLETCASPPNLKGRYFWNLKEEEFTCQPPLIMQHTHRMLVLEGQTASLRCEASGDPTPIIHWLAPDGRLLGNSSRTTVYANGTLSITITTSKDYGTFTCIAANVAGESTAPVEVSIVQLPHLSNGTGQPAQPKSRLSDITSTTRVSKGAPKTSAEKEVSVSEVTGVSALVTWIVSNAAPKVKMYQLQYNCSDDEVLIYRMIPPSSQSFLLTNLVSGTRYDLCVLAAWDDTATTLTATNVVGCTNFFTLDEYPQCQALPSQLLGGTMILVVGGVIVATLLVFIVILMVRYKATEGEPLGKMSGFTDMHSQTNGGRLGPNGLLLPQSRAPDPSGPKEKVAVALRDEVVQFKCGSLQSSLTSSSSSSGSMPGCSNSPNSTLAHIWRSAAPKPRHNLDHLLGALTAMELRGGQPRDTAAIGGTSVRLTNPLEQEPLLGRTLDSRLSRLLMLPLERPRRSQSFDMGDSGAGTRRSSRPRRISRIWTKRSMSVNGTLLQSEDEGDPGGSGSSPDSADWVLESTV
- the zgc:112001 gene encoding ankyrin repeat domain-containing protein 9; protein product: MSSVVCLEQRRCLSLLFYRAVRDLKPVWMLEDMRTMLALCPDDEDNSQKTYSPSEALLYAIVHDHQAYAQYLLSHFPEEALVDPGERFCSCPTPAPHLSLAVRYDRHSILGLILQVAHRLPSGSSVVRDGCDQQGDGRTPLHLACELVRPEALLLLLGSGVSPAVPDAQGWTPLDVLLVPLKDCEEASRGRRHCLDTLLMFMPKVEFHLREALRTEPHRWRRALGHDAVEYLAGFRPAPLLLSAMQTVLQQLSPTTFSDSLLQLPIPSSLKPPGLCCGPPQCNDRTL